In [Leptolyngbya] sp. PCC 7376, a genomic segment contains:
- a CDS encoding DUF4278 domain-containing protein — protein MTTFTFLGSNVSYEPTRIATKVDHGNTTKYRGQTYEHHQAIANTSSKKGLTYRGVTY, from the coding sequence ATGACGACTTTCACTTTTCTCGGTTCGAATGTTTCCTACGAACCTACTCGTATAGCAACTAAAGTAGACCACGGTAACACTACTAAATATCGTGGCCAAACTTATGAACATCATCAGGCGATCGCCAACACATCTAGCAAAAAAGGTTTAACTTATCGCGGGGTTACTTACTAA
- a CDS encoding GNAT family N-acetyltransferase, which translates to MLRKYADADLEGVLSSWENASKIAHPFLPAEFLAQERKNIPTLYLPNADTWVAEIDGQVVGFIALIGNEIGGLFLQPEYHGKKIGKLMVDKAQELHGDLEVEVFEKNSVGRKFYDKYGFKLTRAKIHEQTRELLLHLKFTANK; encoded by the coding sequence ATGCTTAGAAAATATGCTGATGCTGACTTAGAAGGAGTGCTGTCATCTTGGGAAAATGCCTCAAAAATTGCCCATCCTTTCTTGCCAGCAGAGTTTTTAGCGCAAGAAAGAAAAAATATTCCCACTCTCTATTTGCCCAATGCAGATACTTGGGTTGCAGAGATTGATGGTCAAGTGGTCGGATTTATTGCACTAATTGGCAATGAGATCGGCGGGTTATTTCTTCAGCCAGAATATCACGGCAAAAAAATTGGAAAATTAATGGTGGATAAAGCTCAGGAACTTCATGGTGACCTAGAGGTAGAAGTCTTCGAAAAAAATTCAGTTGGTCGTAAGTTCTACGATAAATATGGCTTTAAATTGACTAGAGCAAAGATTCATGAGCAAACGAGAGAGCTTTTATTGCACTTGAAATTTACGGCAAACAAATAA
- a CDS encoding GUN4 domain-containing protein yields MSEFYGVQIMEPDQQNIKPELDREAIILLENLPQSSADIDYQPLETLLAAGDWHNANVLTRELILGIVNRQKFWLRDKDIQRLPSADLEIVDRLWQAYSNGQFGFTIQSQILQECYEKNRSPRYSLNFEGAVEDFGTHVGWSVDSERRRPGFSNYKWFFDGITIDESSPPPRGHFPRTYEFGGGKIIARKYYEADYDDAVQGILMSSGHFYNERENDYFLGMDFLSAFFKKFQDVESS; encoded by the coding sequence TTGTCTGAATTTTATGGAGTACAAATTATGGAGCCAGATCAGCAGAACATTAAACCTGAACTTGATAGAGAAGCGATTATCCTCCTCGAAAATCTACCTCAATCTTCTGCGGACATAGACTATCAACCTCTCGAAACTTTGCTCGCAGCAGGAGATTGGCACAACGCTAATGTTCTGACCCGCGAACTTATTTTAGGCATCGTTAATCGCCAGAAATTTTGGTTGCGAGATAAAGATATTCAAAGGCTTCCCAGCGCTGATCTTGAAATTGTGGATCGATTATGGCAGGCCTACAGTAACGGTCAATTTGGGTTCACGATCCAGAGCCAAATCCTGCAAGAGTGCTATGAGAAAAATAGAAGTCCAAGATATAGTCTTAATTTTGAGGGAGCTGTAGAAGATTTTGGTACTCATGTTGGGTGGTCGGTAGATAGTGAACGTCGTCGTCCAGGATTCTCGAACTATAAATGGTTTTTTGATGGGATTACGATTGATGAATCTTCTCCGCCACCACGAGGACATTTTCCTCGGACTTATGAGTTTGGCGGGGGAAAAATCATTGCTAGAAAATATTATGAAGCCGATTATGATGATGCCGTACAAGGCATCTTGATGAGCAGTGGTCATTTCTATAACGAGAGAGAAAATGACTACTTTCTGGGCATGGATTTTTTGAGTGCGTTTTTTAAAAAATTTCAGGATGTTGAGTCAAGCTAG
- a CDS encoding DUF1176 domain-containing protein, producing the protein MNNQFLFSVAALICGSLLSCSSAIPEDADISSAPTSNSVTSTPEPTPEAVSPNLAVSPTEGAEPLARITEGEEKARIFNEVMNVQTDIGLCEGIENLSDNFEYSEVYASKIYVNETQYLVKILCFNAAYQGSYELVHANTEEVAFYTIEEETLGFSRDSTSFAGYPTFDPVTSILSNSYKFNGAGSCVESTQHYWDGRSLKLISSTLEDGIENGCEDLGVRSPAADQLITATGVGMAKLGMTLGELRQMLPEDAKIYATELGVDLPSGMEVNFYGELQFELGFDNGDKQITDQSKIEMIVVRNPSYRTAEGVGAGTWVKEAIAYYGAATLSYNNDYESRESIEFEKGLFPETPDANVWLRSNQWTVTDFAGIYPNSIDQFQQTQEYHDHAAIASIWIMGNP; encoded by the coding sequence GTGAATAATCAATTTCTTTTCTCCGTTGCGGCTCTGATTTGCGGCAGTCTTCTTTCCTGCTCTTCTGCTATACCCGAAGACGCAGATATTTCTTCAGCTCCCACCTCGAACTCAGTCACCTCTACTCCAGAACCAACTCCGGAAGCTGTCTCCCCTAATTTAGCTGTATCTCCAACAGAGGGAGCAGAACCTCTCGCCCGGATTACGGAAGGTGAGGAAAAGGCGAGGATTTTTAATGAAGTGATGAACGTACAAACAGACATCGGTCTCTGTGAAGGCATCGAAAATTTGAGTGACAATTTCGAATATTCAGAGGTTTATGCCAGTAAAATTTATGTTAATGAAACACAATATTTAGTCAAAATTCTCTGTTTCAATGCAGCCTATCAAGGTAGTTATGAGTTGGTTCATGCCAACACAGAAGAAGTGGCCTTTTACACCATCGAAGAAGAGACATTGGGTTTCAGTAGGGACAGTACTTCTTTTGCGGGATATCCAACTTTTGATCCAGTCACTAGCATTCTCTCCAATAGTTACAAATTTAATGGTGCAGGAAGTTGCGTTGAATCGACTCAACATTATTGGGATGGGCGATCGCTAAAACTGATTTCTTCTACTTTGGAGGATGGCATTGAGAATGGGTGCGAAGATCTTGGGGTGCGATCGCCTGCTGCGGATCAGTTAATTACGGCGACGGGTGTGGGCATGGCAAAACTCGGCATGACCCTCGGTGAACTGCGGCAAATGTTGCCAGAGGATGCCAAAATTTACGCAACTGAATTAGGAGTGGATCTGCCATCGGGAATGGAGGTAAATTTCTATGGTGAACTACAGTTTGAGCTTGGTTTTGATAATGGGGACAAGCAGATCACGGATCAGTCGAAAATTGAGATGATTGTAGTACGTAATCCGAGCTATCGAACGGCTGAGGGGGTTGGTGCTGGAACGTGGGTAAAAGAGGCGATCGCCTATTATGGTGCAGCGACTTTAAGTTATAACAATGACTATGAAAGTCGGGAATCGATTGAATTTGAAAAGGGGCTATTTCCTGAAACACCAGACGCGAATGTTTGGTTACGCTCAAATCAATGGACGGTGACTGATTTTGCGGGGATTTACCCGAACAGCATCGACCAATTCCAGCAAACTCAGGAATACCATGACCACGCGGCGATCGCCTCGATTTGGATTATGGGCAATCCCTAG
- a CDS encoding adenylate/guanylate cyclase domain-containing protein — MDEKLSLAEISENLRLIEQTEARILAEKILSGEPGLVAVTGQFGSGKTTTTLMIAHQVWRQGFPVTLLTQDRNFLNYLHLSLPQDWEIQYVDSSEQAWLEAIEVVTTDSSRAIAIDQLTYDNRKAILKAMQTGHWVFAPIDTPFVGIDVLSHLKVWQYSSEEILANVSGIVSQMLLPKLCENCAQLRPASLEETRLIYPDSYEIKELWYEQGCPVCENRVGGEYRYGRCASYEVLQIDAETKPLLSDYLEHNSLRALSVHKHFTMQQSSRGLVKKGQVGIQTYRNEVLQNPLFRIQHLWEQEQLRASRIQQMFGRFVTQHLAEELMSHQGFERIIEGEKRDVTCFFCDIRGFTTWSEQTAPTDIFTTLNQYFREMIDIVFQYEGTIDKFIGDSVMVIFGAPVEQIDHHLKAVNCAITIQKKVIEMNRLSENEPIKIGIGINSGEVVAGCLGSDRRMDYTILGDVVNTAARLESKAQPNQILLGETTYDAVKSEVSCRSMGNLNLKGKAKAAAVFEVIYSLTEED; from the coding sequence ATGGATGAAAAACTTAGCCTCGCTGAAATTTCAGAAAATCTGCGACTTATTGAACAAACAGAAGCGCGAATCTTAGCGGAAAAAATTTTGAGTGGAGAACCTGGTTTGGTCGCCGTGACAGGTCAATTCGGCTCTGGAAAAACAACCACAACTCTGATGATTGCCCATCAAGTATGGCGACAAGGATTTCCCGTTACTCTGCTGACTCAAGATCGTAATTTTCTCAACTATCTCCATTTATCTTTGCCTCAAGACTGGGAGATTCAATATGTAGATTCCTCTGAACAGGCTTGGTTAGAGGCTATTGAAGTAGTAACTACTGATTCTTCTAGGGCGATCGCCATTGATCAGCTCACCTATGACAACCGCAAAGCAATTCTCAAAGCAATGCAGACCGGGCATTGGGTTTTTGCGCCGATTGATACTCCTTTTGTGGGCATCGATGTGTTGTCTCATCTCAAAGTTTGGCAGTATTCGAGTGAAGAAATTTTGGCGAATGTTTCAGGGATTGTCTCCCAAATGTTGCTCCCAAAACTCTGTGAAAACTGTGCCCAATTACGTCCCGCAAGCTTAGAAGAAACAAGACTGATTTATCCCGATAGTTATGAAATCAAAGAGCTTTGGTATGAGCAAGGCTGTCCCGTTTGCGAAAATCGTGTCGGTGGTGAGTATCGTTATGGACGTTGCGCATCCTATGAAGTGTTGCAAATTGATGCTGAAACCAAGCCTTTATTGTCCGATTATTTAGAACATAATTCATTACGAGCTTTGTCTGTCCATAAGCATTTTACGATGCAACAAAGTTCAAGGGGTTTAGTCAAAAAGGGACAAGTCGGGATTCAAACCTATCGCAATGAAGTCTTACAAAATCCTCTATTTCGAATTCAGCATTTGTGGGAGCAAGAACAGTTGCGTGCCTCACGAATTCAACAAATGTTTGGTCGTTTTGTGACCCAACATCTTGCTGAAGAGCTAATGTCCCATCAAGGTTTTGAACGCATTATTGAAGGTGAAAAACGCGATGTCACTTGTTTTTTCTGTGATATTCGTGGCTTTACAACTTGGTCTGAGCAAACTGCCCCAACAGATATTTTCACAACGTTAAACCAATATTTTCGAGAGATGATCGATATTGTGTTTCAGTACGAAGGTACCATCGATAAATTTATTGGGGATTCGGTGATGGTGATTTTTGGTGCGCCAGTGGAACAGATTGACCACCATCTCAAAGCTGTTAATTGTGCGATCACCATCCAGAAAAAAGTGATTGAAATGAACCGATTGTCTGAAAATGAACCAATAAAAATTGGGATTGGCATCAACTCCGGTGAAGTGGTAGCAGGCTGTTTGGGGAGCGATCGCCGGATGGATTACACAATCTTGGGTGATGTGGTGAATACAGCGGCTCGGTTAGAAAGTAAGGCGCAACCCAACCAAATTTTGTTAGGCGAAACAACCTACGATGCTGTGAAATCAGAAGTTAGTTGTCGAAGTATGGGTAACCTAAATTTGAAAGGAAAAGCCAAAGCTGCGGCTGTATTTGAGGTGATTTATTCACTCACTGAAGAGGATTAG
- a CDS encoding thioredoxin domain-containing protein, protein MTNRLADTKSLYLRKHAENPIDWWYWCDEALEKAKAENKPIFLSIGYSSCHWCTVMEGEAFSDQAIADYLNANFLPIKVDREERPDIDSIYMQALQLMTGQGGWPLNIFLTPDDLIPFYGGTYFPVSPRYNRPGFLDVLSSIRHFYDDEPERLKEIKEEIFTILDRSVTLPTTELSLDQTLLEKSIEACTGVVGRVSHGPSFPMIPYAAIALQGSRFTENTKHDGSAITKKRGLDLALGGIYDHVGGGFHRYTVDPNWTVPHFEKMLYDNGQITEFLANLWANGTTEPSFKTALEGTVEWLSREMTAPQGYFYAAQDADSFLDAGHVEPEEGTFYVWDFDELQTQFSDTAFQELQENFFIEPDGNFEGKIVLKRRASTEIPESLQATLNQLFAERYGGDRQSLETFPPARDNAEAKNTDWAGRIPAVTDTKLIVAWNALMISGLARIYGVLSLEKAWDLAVNCVNFILETQWQEGHLYRLNFGEEPDGVAQSEDYAFLIKALLDLQANNPTETHWLDKAITLQSEFDAKFWSAETKGYFNNTEAKELLIKERSYQDNATPSANGIAVTNLIRLFLLTEDLAYLDKAEQALQTFAVVLDKSSQQAPSLIAALDWYLHCTVVKSDGDRLNSFTGKYLQTTALKTFTELPDDSAGLVCQGLNCLIPSQTEAELFSAIQESMMRA, encoded by the coding sequence ATGACCAATCGCCTAGCTGACACCAAAAGTCTCTACCTCCGTAAACACGCCGAAAACCCTATTGATTGGTGGTATTGGTGCGATGAGGCCCTTGAGAAAGCGAAGGCTGAAAATAAACCCATTTTTCTCTCCATTGGGTATTCGTCCTGTCATTGGTGCACGGTGATGGAAGGGGAAGCGTTTTCAGATCAGGCGATCGCCGATTATCTCAACGCAAATTTTTTGCCCATTAAGGTTGACCGCGAAGAACGACCGGACATTGACAGCATTTATATGCAAGCGTTGCAGTTGATGACGGGACAGGGGGGCTGGCCTTTAAATATTTTTCTGACACCTGACGATTTGATTCCGTTTTATGGTGGCACATATTTTCCGGTGTCTCCTCGTTATAATCGCCCTGGTTTTCTGGATGTACTCAGTTCGATTCGCCATTTTTATGATGATGAGCCAGAACGCCTTAAGGAGATTAAAGAAGAGATTTTTACCATTCTCGATCGCTCCGTAACGCTCCCCACTACTGAGCTTTCTCTCGATCAAACACTCCTTGAAAAAAGTATTGAGGCTTGTACTGGAGTGGTCGGACGTGTTTCCCATGGCCCCAGTTTTCCGATGATTCCCTACGCGGCGATCGCCCTTCAAGGGAGTCGTTTTACCGAAAATACAAAACATGATGGGTCTGCCATTACGAAAAAGCGTGGGTTAGATTTAGCGTTGGGTGGTATCTATGACCATGTGGGCGGCGGCTTTCATCGCTATACCGTTGACCCAAATTGGACAGTACCTCACTTCGAAAAAATGCTCTATGACAATGGGCAAATCACCGAATTTCTTGCGAATCTCTGGGCCAATGGCACAACCGAACCCTCTTTTAAAACGGCTCTCGAAGGTACTGTCGAATGGCTTAGTCGCGAAATGACTGCGCCCCAAGGATATTTTTATGCAGCGCAGGATGCGGATAGTTTTCTCGATGCGGGACATGTGGAGCCGGAGGAAGGAACCTTTTACGTTTGGGATTTTGATGAGCTGCAAACGCAATTTTCTGATACTGCTTTTCAGGAATTGCAAGAGAATTTTTTCATTGAGCCAGACGGAAATTTTGAAGGAAAAATTGTCCTAAAACGTCGGGCTTCTACAGAAATTCCTGAGAGTTTACAGGCTACTCTCAATCAACTTTTCGCTGAGCGATATGGTGGCGATCGCCAATCCCTCGAAACCTTTCCACCAGCGCGCGATAATGCCGAAGCAAAAAATACAGATTGGGCGGGACGAATCCCGGCGGTTACCGATACGAAATTAATTGTGGCCTGGAATGCCTTAATGATTTCCGGTTTAGCACGAATTTATGGTGTTCTCAGTCTGGAAAAAGCTTGGGATTTGGCAGTGAATTGCGTCAATTTCATTCTCGAAACCCAATGGCAAGAGGGACATCTTTATCGCCTGAATTTTGGTGAGGAACCCGATGGTGTCGCGCAATCGGAAGATTATGCGTTTTTGATTAAAGCGCTGCTTGATTTGCAGGCGAATAACCCCACCGAAACCCACTGGCTTGATAAGGCGATCACCCTCCAATCCGAATTTGACGCGAAATTTTGGTCGGCGGAAACTAAAGGCTATTTCAACAACACCGAGGCAAAAGAACTTCTGATCAAAGAACGTAGTTATCAGGACAATGCCACTCCCTCCGCCAATGGCATTGCTGTCACGAATTTAATCCGATTATTTTTGCTCACAGAAGATCTTGCGTATCTCGACAAAGCAGAGCAAGCCCTACAAACTTTTGCTGTCGTCCTCGACAAATCATCTCAACAGGCTCCCTCATTGATTGCCGCCCTCGATTGGTATCTCCATTGCACTGTGGTGAAAAGTGATGGCGATCGCCTAAATTCTTTTACTGGCAAATATCTCCAAACCACAGCTCTGAAGACTTTTACAGAGTTACCCGATGACAGTGCTGGTCTCGTTTGCCAAGGTTTAAACTGTCTTATTCCTAGCCAAACTGAAGCAGAACTTTTCAGCGCAATTCAAGAAAGTATGATGCGGGCTTAG
- a CDS encoding energy transducer TonB, giving the protein MKKLSLANPTKKAAASLRLMGNYARHPYGIAIIGSIAFHLVAAIALPSWSEADNTSTNTRPEILQMVELPADIQNRLPSSSPQIDLSVFQSNPDFNIDMSAINQFGGTGAGVNGEFGIVQGTNNLPVPGAPTFGQTNFSFVPNSPPPINSNFTGFAPPPPSVINSFLPPPPNVPNPGTQTNSTVFGEETLTTPNFVSGDGGQQVFAISPGQPQPSLLKRQRQLEEEAAISLSPQVFAPVDSDIRFSAELLQSNDLNSPSNPAALLPRSASQNNNQVAVNTAPVNQSISGNYPKSACSSRASGSSSYNVVVTPSGVPSQWSLSRSSGSNALDNQASKDIRNARFDGGNRNYLVNVSYSYQSSFCAAFQQPAPSNNTPASPAPSQPETSSPQPATPPESTPPQNTPTDNNPDGDRQTIEIPVSAPQPTPAPTPAPTPTPVPAPTPTPAPTPVPAPAPAPAPAPTINIPAEPLRVNSEQPPDNTPTDSTE; this is encoded by the coding sequence ATGAAGAAACTTTCTCTCGCCAATCCCACCAAAAAAGCGGCCGCCAGTCTCCGGTTGATGGGCAATTATGCGCGTCATCCCTATGGCATTGCAATCATTGGTTCCATTGCATTTCATCTCGTCGCGGCGATCGCCTTGCCTAGCTGGTCAGAGGCGGACAATACCAGCACCAATACTCGCCCAGAAATCTTGCAAATGGTGGAGTTGCCAGCGGATATCCAAAATCGTTTGCCTTCTAGCTCCCCTCAAATTGATCTGTCGGTCTTTCAAAGTAATCCAGACTTTAATATCGATATGTCGGCGATAAATCAATTTGGCGGTACTGGAGCGGGCGTTAATGGTGAGTTCGGCATTGTGCAGGGCACAAACAATCTACCAGTACCGGGCGCACCAACTTTTGGGCAAACAAATTTTTCCTTCGTACCCAATAGTCCACCACCCATTAACAGCAACTTTACTGGCTTTGCACCGCCACCACCGTCTGTCATCAATAGTTTTTTGCCGCCGCCGCCCAATGTGCCCAATCCAGGCACTCAAACCAATTCGACAGTATTCGGTGAAGAAACTCTCACAACACCAAATTTCGTTTCGGGTGATGGTGGGCAGCAAGTCTTTGCCATTTCACCAGGACAACCTCAGCCTTCTCTTTTAAAGCGTCAACGGCAACTAGAAGAAGAGGCAGCGATTTCCCTATCTCCCCAGGTATTTGCACCGGTGGATTCAGATATTCGGTTTAGTGCGGAGTTGCTCCAGTCAAACGATCTCAATAGCCCTAGTAATCCAGCCGCATTATTACCCCGTTCTGCTTCCCAAAACAATAACCAAGTCGCCGTTAATACCGCTCCTGTTAACCAATCAATCTCCGGTAATTATCCCAAAAGTGCTTGCTCATCGCGGGCTAGTGGCTCCTCTAGCTATAACGTCGTCGTTACGCCTAGTGGTGTCCCCAGCCAGTGGAGTCTCAGCCGCAGCTCTGGGTCAAATGCTCTCGATAATCAGGCAAGTAAAGATATTCGTAATGCGCGTTTCGATGGCGGCAATCGGAACTATCTTGTGAATGTTAGTTATTCCTATCAATCCTCTTTTTGTGCCGCGTTCCAACAACCTGCTCCCAGCAACAATACGCCTGCATCCCCTGCACCATCACAGCCAGAAACATCAAGTCCTCAACCTGCCACTCCTCCAGAAAGCACACCACCTCAAAATACACCTACCGACAATAATCCTGACGGCGATCGCCAAACTATAGAAATTCCGGTCTCAGCTCCTCAGCCGACACCAGCACCCACTCCAGCTCCTACCCCAACTCCCGTTCCCGCCCCTACGCCAACACCAGCGCCAACTCCGGTTCCTGCGCCAGCCCCGGCTCCAGCTCCTGCGCCAACGATCAATATTCCGGCCGAGCCTCTCCGAGTAAACTCCGAGCAACCACCAGACAATACGCCTACTGATTCCACAGAATGA
- a CDS encoding bifunctional heptose 7-phosphate kinase/heptose 1-phosphate adenyltransferase — MNTTFFQKLHQHCDRLNSHMNRFREAKILVVGDLTLDEFLVGEVERLSREAPVLILRHKHTRQIPGGGANAVYNLAKLGAQIKVAGIIGQDSQGEAICRIFAEAGIDTSGIVRDAQRPTVTKSRITGHARQSVTQQIVRVDRKSDEMPSREIQSQLVAYIKSQLPNVDAVVCSDYGDGVFSEAVIKTILEHDTVIVDTQKDLDRFAGATIFTPNLPEAEKAVRHPIESQADLEQASKTLLNKTNADFMLITRGEDGMSLFSDQDGLLKEEHVPAFNRTDVFDVTGAGDTVVAGWTLGYCVGAEPWECTVLGNLGASIVVRTFGTATTSVPEMQETLELLLEDNADP; from the coding sequence ATGAATACCACTTTCTTTCAAAAACTCCATCAGCATTGCGATCGCCTCAATAGCCACATGAATCGCTTTCGCGAAGCCAAAATCCTTGTCGTTGGAGATCTCACCCTTGATGAATTTCTCGTTGGTGAAGTTGAAAGACTCTCACGGGAAGCGCCAGTACTGATCCTCAGACACAAACACACCCGACAAATTCCCGGTGGCGGCGCAAACGCAGTTTATAATCTCGCCAAACTCGGCGCTCAGATTAAAGTTGCAGGCATTATCGGGCAAGATTCCCAAGGGGAAGCAATTTGTCGTATTTTTGCCGAAGCCGGTATCGATACCAGTGGCATTGTGCGAGATGCCCAACGACCCACCGTCACCAAAAGCCGTATTACCGGCCATGCCCGCCAGTCTGTCACCCAGCAAATTGTGCGAGTTGACAGAAAATCCGATGAGATGCCTAGCCGCGAAATTCAATCCCAACTCGTTGCTTACATCAAAAGCCAATTACCCAATGTTGATGCCGTCGTTTGCTCAGATTATGGTGATGGCGTTTTTTCTGAAGCAGTCATCAAAACGATTTTGGAACATGACACAGTAATCGTTGACACACAGAAAGATTTAGACCGATTCGCTGGTGCCACTATTTTTACGCCGAATCTCCCCGAAGCAGAAAAAGCCGTTCGACACCCCATTGAATCCCAAGCTGACCTAGAACAAGCCAGCAAAACTCTTCTCAATAAAACCAACGCAGATTTTATGCTGATCACCCGTGGAGAAGATGGGATGAGTCTTTTTTCTGATCAGGATGGCCTATTAAAAGAAGAACATGTGCCAGCCTTTAATCGCACTGATGTTTTTGACGTAACAGGCGCGGGGGATACCGTTGTTGCGGGATGGACATTAGGATATTGCGTCGGTGCAGAGCCTTGGGAATGCACAGTTCTCGGTAATCTTGGCGCAAGTATTGTCGTCAGAACGTTTGGTACAGCAACGACCTCAGTTCCAGAAATGCAGGAAACCTTAGAGTTACTTTTAGAAGACAATGCCGACCCATAA
- a CDS encoding Dam family site-specific DNA-(adenine-N6)-methyltransferase, translating to MVNPENLKPPLKWAGGKRWLVPILTEIWHDYQDDYQLIEPFCGGLAIALGLAPQKAILNDVNPHLINFYRWLKKGMTCRIEMKNEEDHYYQNRDRFNELICAKKWTNKEAAELFYYLNRTGFNGLCRFNQKGGFNVPFGSYKKINYRKDFTSYKSTLKNWQFTLGDFEKIKISNKSFIYADPPYDVEFRQYSSGGFSWEDQERLAKWLATQDQPVIASNQATERILDLYKSLGFETQQLNAPRRISCNGDRTPAMEMLALKNF from the coding sequence ATGGTCAATCCAGAAAACTTAAAACCTCCTCTCAAGTGGGCTGGCGGAAAGCGTTGGCTTGTGCCGATCCTCACAGAAATTTGGCACGACTATCAAGATGATTATCAGCTCATTGAACCATTTTGTGGTGGGTTGGCGATCGCCCTTGGATTAGCTCCTCAAAAAGCCATTCTCAATGATGTGAATCCCCACCTCATTAATTTCTATCGTTGGCTCAAGAAAGGGATGACATGCAGAATTGAAATGAAAAATGAGGAAGATCATTATTACCAAAATCGAGATCGTTTTAATGAGCTAATCTGCGCAAAAAAATGGACTAATAAAGAAGCAGCTGAACTTTTCTATTATCTCAATCGAACTGGCTTTAATGGGCTTTGCCGATTTAATCAAAAGGGAGGGTTTAATGTCCCTTTTGGTAGCTATAAAAAAATCAACTACCGAAAAGATTTCACTAGCTATAAATCTACTCTAAAAAATTGGCAGTTTACATTAGGTGATTTCGAGAAAATCAAAATAAGCAATAAGAGTTTTATTTATGCAGATCCACCCTATGATGTGGAGTTCCGGCAATATTCTTCTGGTGGTTTTAGTTGGGAAGATCAGGAACGTCTCGCAAAATGGCTAGCAACACAAGACCAACCAGTAATCGCGTCGAATCAAGCGACAGAAAGAATTTTGGACTTATATAAGAGTTTAGGATTTGAGACTCAACAGCTCAATGCTCCCAGACGTATCTCCTGTAATGGCGATCGCACTCCAGCAATGGAAATGTTGGCATTGAAAAATTTTTAG
- a CDS encoding PD-(D/E)XK nuclease superfamily protein — MTRDTSTGKVFEQTVLPALEHANYRYRKQVYIGLKPNGRKHIVDLIIYKDDRSKILVSKKWQQANGTAEEKIPFEVIMLARACKQYGYKSAYLVLGGTEDNHRLGTTGWTLRQWYLSGELSQWITDNNLVKIIGFEDFIASINRHEI, encoded by the coding sequence ATGACTCGCGACACCAGCACTGGAAAAGTTTTTGAGCAGACCGTTTTACCGGCGCTGGAACATGCTAATTATCGCTACCGAAAGCAAGTCTATATTGGTCTAAAGCCTAACGGCAGAAAACATATTGTTGACTTGATTATTTATAAGGATGATCGCTCTAAAATTTTGGTATCAAAAAAGTGGCAACAAGCAAATGGTACAGCAGAAGAAAAGATCCCCTTTGAAGTGATTATGCTTGCTCGTGCCTGCAAACAATATGGTTACAAATCTGCCTACTTAGTTTTGGGTGGCACAGAGGATAATCATCGCTTAGGCACAACGGGTTGGACATTAAGACAATGGTATTTGTCTGGTGAGCTATCACAATGGATTACAGATAACAATCTTGTCAAAATAATTGGCTTTGAAGATTTTATCGCATCGATTAATCGTCATGAGATTTGA